From one Nocardioides yefusunii genomic stretch:
- a CDS encoding adenosine deaminase — MAPRDLATLPKAHLHLHFTGSMRHATLLELAERDGIHLPDQLVSAWPPVLSAADEKGWFRFQRLYDVARTVLRTEDDVRRLVREAAEDDVRDGGRWLEIQVDPSGYGARFGGMTAFTDLVLDAVADASRETGLGMAVVIAANRTRHPLDARSLARLAAQYADRGVVGFGLSNDERRGTTADFAAAFAIARRAGLASLPHGGELRGPEHVVTCLDELAPARLGHGVRSAEDPRVLERIAQAGIGLEVCPVSNVALGVYPSLGTVPLPQLIEAGVQVALGADDPLLFGSQLLSQYTTMRAAHDLDDATLAELARMSIRVSRAPDAVKNEVLSDIDAWSASHEEES; from the coding sequence ATGGCCCCCCGTGATCTCGCCACGCTCCCCAAGGCGCACCTGCACCTGCACTTCACCGGCTCGATGCGTCACGCGACGCTGCTGGAGCTCGCCGAGCGTGACGGGATCCATCTGCCCGACCAGCTGGTCAGTGCATGGCCCCCGGTGCTGTCTGCCGCCGACGAGAAGGGCTGGTTCCGGTTCCAGCGTCTCTACGACGTCGCTCGGACCGTGCTCCGCACCGAGGACGACGTCCGTCGTCTGGTGCGTGAAGCGGCCGAGGACGACGTCCGCGACGGTGGCCGGTGGCTGGAGATCCAGGTGGACCCGTCGGGCTACGGCGCCCGGTTCGGCGGGATGACGGCGTTCACCGACCTCGTCCTCGACGCCGTCGCCGACGCCTCCCGCGAGACCGGTCTGGGGATGGCCGTCGTGATCGCCGCGAACCGCACCCGACACCCGCTCGACGCCCGATCCCTGGCCCGCCTGGCCGCGCAGTACGCCGACCGGGGCGTCGTCGGGTTCGGGCTCTCCAACGACGAACGACGCGGAACCACGGCCGACTTCGCCGCCGCCTTCGCGATCGCCCGCCGGGCCGGGCTCGCCTCGCTGCCGCACGGCGGTGAACTGCGCGGCCCCGAGCACGTCGTCACCTGCCTGGACGAGCTCGCGCCCGCCCGCCTGGGACATGGCGTCCGCTCCGCCGAGGACCCGCGCGTCCTGGAGCGGATTGCACAGGCAGGCATCGGGCTGGAGGTCTGCCCGGTCTCCAACGTCGCACTGGGCGTCTACCCGTCGCTGGGCACCGTCCCGCTGCCACAGCTGATCGAGGCAGGCGTCCAGGTGGCGCTCGGCGCCGACGACCCGCTGCTCTTCGGATCGCAGTTGCTGAGCCAGTACACGACGATGCGTGCCGCCCACGACCTCGACGACGCGACCCTGGCCGAACTGGCGCGGATGTCGATCCGGGTCTCCCGCGCACCCGACGCGGTCAAGAACGAAGTACTCTCCGACATCGACGCCTGGTCGGCGTCCCACGAAGAGGAGAGCTGA
- a CDS encoding DUF4190 domain-containing protein gives MSNHDPYGQAPYGQTPGHQDPYGQQPAQQPTQPYGTQYGAPQYGSQQFGAQQFGGPQYGMTQLPPPPHPRATTAMVLGLVGLVGGLTCGLGFLLSPFAWAIGSRTVKEIDASKGQLAGRDQANTGRITGIVGTVLLVLAIVAFIAMVVFFVATTEVSSSTVTRESYDL, from the coding sequence ATGAGCAATCACGACCCCTACGGCCAGGCCCCCTACGGGCAGACCCCCGGCCACCAGGACCCCTACGGCCAGCAGCCTGCCCAGCAGCCCACCCAGCCGTACGGCACGCAGTACGGCGCTCCTCAGTACGGATCGCAGCAGTTCGGCGCACAGCAGTTCGGGGGCCCGCAGTACGGCATGACCCAGCTCCCGCCGCCCCCGCACCCCCGGGCCACCACCGCGATGGTCCTCGGCCTCGTCGGCCTCGTCGGCGGCCTGACCTGTGGCCTGGGCTTCCTGCTCTCCCCGTTCGCCTGGGCCATCGGCAGCCGCACGGTCAAGGAGATCGACGCCTCGAAGGGCCAGCTCGCAGGCCGCGACCAGGCCAACACCGGACGGATCACCGGCATCGTCGGCACGGTGCTGCTGGTGCTCGCGATCGTCGCCTTCATCGCGATGGTGGTCTTCTTCGTCGCCACCACCGAGGTGAGCAGCAGCACCGTCACCAGGGAGTCCTACGACCTCTGA
- the secE gene encoding preprotein translocase subunit SecE → MSEANAQGTPGDKPAPKANPAVFLRQVIAELRKVVWPTQKQLVNYFWVVLVFVLVFMLLVSLLDLGFGRLAFWIFGGAN, encoded by the coding sequence GTGTCGGAAGCCAACGCTCAGGGGACGCCGGGCGACAAGCCCGCTCCCAAGGCCAATCCGGCCGTTTTCCTGCGCCAGGTCATCGCTGAACTTCGCAAGGTCGTCTGGCCGACGCAGAAGCAGCTCGTGAACTACTTCTGGGTCGTGCTCGTCTTCGTCCTCGTCTTCATGCTCCTGGTCTCGCTGCTTGACCTGGGCTTCGGCCGACTCGCCTTCTGGATCTTCGGCGGAGCGAACTGA
- the rpoB gene encoding DNA-directed RNA polymerase subunit beta, with protein sequence MIRRTHILATRSSAGNPRRISFAKINEPLEVPSLLALQTDSFHWLIGDEAWQETVAARKAAGDDVSEKSGLEEIFEEISPIEDFNDTMSLSFENPVFVDPKYTEEECKEKDFTYSRPLYVSAEFMNNNTGEIKAQTVFMGEFPMMTRKGTFIINGTERVVVSQLVRSPGAYFERAADKTSDKDIYTAKVIPSRGAWLEFEIDKRDLVGVRLDRKRKQNVTVLLKALQAVAQEEDYEGEAYDYETVMAELRQYESIQLTEEKDNTVGPEDALLDIYRKLRPGEPPTREAALTLLKNYYFNPKRYDLAKVGRYKINKKLGLEEAFDHQTLTIQDIVAAIRYVVQLHAAGITTEPTDLVGADGAVVIGPDEKPVKVYADDIDHFGNRRMRSVGELIQNQLRTGLARMERVVRERMTTQDVEAITPQSLINIRPVVAALKEFFGTSQLSQFMDQTNPIAGLTHKRRLSALGPGGLSRDRAGMEVRDVHPSHYGRMCPIETPEGPNIGLIGSLASFGRINPFGFVETPYRKVVEGVVTDKIDYLTADDEDRYVIAQANAAMDENGKFIEPRILVRTKGGEVSEVLAADVDYMDVSPRQMVSVATALIPFLEHDDANRALMGANMQRQAVPLITSDAPIVGTGMEYRAAVDAGDVVVADYAGVVKSVSADLVETMNDDGTYSSYKLQKFKRSNQGTAINQRPLVREGDRVEVGSPIADGPCTDGAEMALGRNLLVAFMSWQGHNYEDAIILSERIVQQDLLTSIHIEEHEVDARDTKLGPEEITRDIPNVSEEGLADLDERGIIRIGAEVSTGDILVGKVTPKGETELTPEERLLRAIFGEKAREVRDTSMKVPHGETGTVIGVRVFDREEGDELPPGVNQLVRVYVAQKRKINVGDKLAGRHGNKGVIAKILPIEDMPFMEDGTPVDVMLNPLGVPRRMNIGQILELHLGWLATQGWDLNLSGDPADSEWKQRLIKIGAATGEPGSKVATPVFDGAREDEIVGLLNATLPNRDGVRLIDSTGKARLFDGRTGEPFPEPVAVGWKYILKLHHLVDDKIHARSTGPYSMITQQPLGGKAQFGGQRFGEMEVWAMEAYGAAYALQELLTIKSDDVPGRVKVYEAIVKGENIPDSGIPESFKVLIKEMQSLCLNVEVLSQDGSPISLKDAEDDVFRAAEELGIDLSRREPSSVEEV encoded by the coding sequence ATGATTCGAAGGACGCACATCTTGGCCACGCGCAGCTCCGCTGGTAATCCCCGTCGCATCTCTTTCGCAAAGATCAACGAGCCTCTCGAGGTTCCTTCTCTCCTGGCTCTCCAGACCGACAGCTTCCACTGGCTGATCGGCGACGAGGCCTGGCAGGAGACCGTCGCAGCACGCAAGGCAGCTGGCGACGACGTCTCGGAGAAGTCTGGTCTCGAAGAGATCTTCGAGGAGATCTCTCCCATCGAGGACTTCAACGACACCATGTCGTTGAGCTTCGAGAACCCCGTCTTCGTGGACCCCAAGTACACGGAGGAGGAGTGCAAGGAGAAGGACTTCACCTACTCCCGACCGCTCTACGTCTCGGCCGAGTTCATGAACAACAACACGGGCGAGATCAAGGCCCAGACCGTGTTCATGGGCGAGTTCCCGATGATGACCCGCAAGGGCACCTTCATCATCAACGGCACCGAGCGTGTCGTCGTCTCCCAGCTGGTCCGTTCGCCGGGCGCCTATTTCGAGCGCGCCGCCGACAAGACCTCTGACAAGGACATCTACACCGCCAAGGTCATCCCGTCCCGCGGTGCCTGGCTCGAGTTCGAGATCGACAAGCGCGACCTCGTCGGCGTCCGCCTCGACCGCAAGCGCAAGCAGAACGTCACCGTCCTGCTCAAGGCCCTCCAGGCCGTCGCGCAGGAGGAGGACTACGAGGGCGAGGCGTACGACTACGAGACGGTCATGGCCGAGCTCCGTCAGTACGAGTCGATCCAGCTGACCGAGGAGAAGGACAACACGGTCGGCCCCGAGGACGCTCTCCTCGACATCTACCGCAAGCTCCGCCCGGGCGAGCCGCCCACGCGCGAGGCTGCACTGACGCTTCTGAAGAACTACTACTTCAACCCGAAGCGTTACGACCTCGCCAAGGTTGGTCGCTACAAGATCAACAAGAAGCTGGGTCTGGAGGAGGCGTTCGACCACCAGACGCTGACCATCCAGGACATCGTCGCGGCGATCCGCTACGTCGTCCAGCTGCACGCTGCCGGCATCACCACCGAGCCCACCGACCTCGTCGGTGCCGACGGCGCTGTCGTCATCGGCCCGGACGAGAAGCCGGTCAAGGTCTACGCCGACGACATCGACCACTTCGGCAACCGCCGCATGCGTTCGGTCGGCGAGCTCATCCAGAACCAGCTCCGCACGGGTCTTGCCCGCATGGAGCGCGTCGTGCGTGAGCGCATGACCACCCAGGACGTCGAGGCGATCACGCCGCAGTCCCTGATCAACATCCGTCCGGTCGTCGCTGCGCTCAAGGAGTTCTTCGGAACCTCCCAGCTGTCGCAGTTCATGGACCAGACCAACCCGATCGCGGGCCTGACGCACAAGCGTCGTCTCTCCGCCCTCGGCCCGGGTGGTCTCTCCCGCGACCGCGCCGGCATGGAGGTCCGAGACGTCCACCCGTCGCACTACGGTCGTATGTGCCCGATCGAGACGCCGGAAGGCCCGAACATCGGTCTGATCGGTTCGCTCGCGTCGTTCGGTCGTATCAACCCGTTCGGTTTCGTCGAGACCCCGTACCGCAAGGTCGTCGAGGGTGTCGTCACCGACAAGATCGACTACCTCACCGCTGACGACGAGGACCGCTACGTCATCGCCCAGGCCAACGCGGCCATGGACGAGAACGGCAAGTTCATCGAGCCCCGCATCCTGGTTCGCACCAAGGGCGGCGAGGTCTCCGAGGTCCTGGCCGCGGACGTCGACTACATGGACGTCTCCCCGCGCCAGATGGTGTCGGTCGCAACCGCGCTGATCCCGTTCCTCGAGCACGACGACGCCAACCGTGCACTCATGGGTGCCAACATGCAGCGTCAGGCCGTCCCGCTCATCACGAGCGACGCGCCGATCGTCGGTACCGGCATGGAGTACCGCGCCGCTGTCGACGCCGGTGACGTGGTCGTCGCCGACTACGCCGGTGTCGTGAAGTCGGTCTCCGCCGACCTCGTCGAGACCATGAACGACGACGGCACGTACTCCTCGTACAAGCTGCAGAAGTTCAAGCGCTCCAACCAGGGCACCGCCATCAACCAGCGCCCGCTGGTGCGTGAGGGTGACCGCGTCGAGGTCGGCTCGCCGATCGCCGACGGTCCCTGCACCGACGGTGCCGAGATGGCTCTGGGTCGCAACCTCCTGGTCGCCTTCATGTCGTGGCAGGGCCACAACTACGAGGACGCCATCATCCTGTCCGAGCGCATCGTGCAGCAGGACCTCCTCACCTCGATCCACATCGAGGAGCACGAGGTCGACGCGCGCGACACCAAGCTCGGACCCGAGGAGATCACCCGGGACATCCCGAACGTCTCCGAGGAGGGTCTGGCCGACCTCGACGAGCGCGGCATCATCCGCATCGGTGCCGAGGTCTCGACCGGTGACATCCTCGTCGGCAAGGTCACGCCCAAGGGTGAGACCGAGCTGACCCCGGAGGAGCGCCTGCTCCGTGCGATCTTCGGTGAGAAGGCGCGCGAGGTTCGCGACACCTCGATGAAGGTCCCGCACGGTGAGACCGGAACGGTCATCGGCGTCCGCGTCTTCGACCGCGAAGAGGGCGACGAGCTTCCCCCGGGCGTCAACCAGCTGGTCCGCGTCTACGTGGCCCAGAAGCGCAAGATCAACGTCGGTGACAAGCTCGCCGGTCGTCACGGCAACAAGGGTGTCATCGCCAAGATCCTCCCGATCGAGGACATGCCCTTCATGGAGGACGGCACCCCGGTCGACGTGATGCTGAACCCCCTGGGTGTTCCGCGTCGTATGAACATCGGTCAGATCCTTGAGCTCCACCTCGGTTGGCTCGCCACCCAGGGTTGGGACCTCAACCTGTCCGGCGACCCGGCTGACTCCGAGTGGAAGCAGCGTCTGATCAAGATCGGCGCCGCGACCGGTGAGCCCGGCTCCAAGGTCGCCACCCCGGTCTTCGACGGTGCGCGTGAGGACGAGATCGTCGGTCTCCTCAACGCGACCCTGCCGAACCGTGACGGTGTCCGCCTGATCGACTCCACCGGCAAGGCCCGTCTCTTCGACGGTCGCACCGGTGAGCCGTTCCCCGAGCCGGTCGCGGTGGGCTGGAAGTACATCCTCAAGCTCCACCACCTGGTCGACGACAAGATCCACGCGCGTTCGACCGGTCCGTACTCCATGATCACCCAGCAGCCGCTCGGCGGTAAGGCCCAGTTCGGTGGCCAGCGCTTCGGTGAGATGGAGGTCTGGGCGATGGAGGCGTACGGCGCTGCCTACGCGCTCCAGGAGCTGCTCACGATCAAGTCCGACGACGTGCCCGGTCGCGTCAAGGTCTACGAGGCCATCGTCAAGGGCGAGAACATCCCCGACTCCGGTATTCCCGAGTCGTTCAAGGTTCTCATCAAGGAGATGCAGTCCCTCTGCCTCAACGTCGAGGTGCTGTCGCAGGACGGTTCCCCGATCTCGTTGAAGGACGCGGAGGACGACGTCTTCCGTGCCGCTGAGGAACTTGGCATCGACCTGTCCCGTCGTGAGCCCAGCTCCGTCGAAGAAGTCTGA
- a CDS encoding DnaB-like helicase C-terminal domain-containing protein translates to MDPKLSSLNAVLDRVDSRLLNPAADVRLWSTGFPLLDDALGGGLRAGTLNLLAGSQGEGKTTFALQLARDTVRAGQPVLFFSFELEAEVLLQKLLASEAAECADEAPATVYQVRAAFEGTDGIAGGLVERLGRLPGGLDALSRVSEYSEHLMIHRSTTLSTRLEDVHAIARDVAQQAGKPPLIVVDYLQKVRPTEDMDEEAAVTLVTERLKDIAIDLNCPVLAISAADRAGLEPGQRMRARNLKGSTALAYEADVVLILANKADIVARHHLMYSANNGEHFRNYSVLTVEKNRSGRTGAEVEFLKQFASGRFVPEGKVVSEDLVDERVFTE, encoded by the coding sequence GTGGACCCCAAGCTCTCGTCGCTCAACGCCGTCCTGGACCGCGTCGACTCCCGCCTGCTCAATCCCGCCGCCGACGTCCGGCTCTGGTCGACAGGGTTCCCGCTGCTCGACGACGCTCTCGGAGGCGGCCTCCGTGCCGGCACCCTGAACCTGCTGGCCGGCAGTCAAGGTGAGGGCAAGACGACCTTCGCCCTGCAGCTCGCCCGCGACACCGTCCGCGCCGGCCAGCCGGTGCTGTTCTTCTCCTTCGAGCTCGAGGCCGAGGTGCTGCTGCAGAAGCTGCTCGCCTCCGAAGCAGCCGAGTGTGCCGATGAGGCACCCGCGACCGTCTACCAGGTCCGGGCCGCCTTCGAGGGCACCGACGGGATCGCCGGCGGACTCGTCGAGCGCCTCGGGCGCCTCCCCGGCGGGCTCGACGCCCTCTCGCGGGTGAGCGAGTACTCCGAGCACCTGATGATTCACCGCTCCACCACGCTCTCGACCCGCTTGGAAGACGTGCACGCGATCGCTCGCGACGTCGCGCAGCAGGCTGGCAAGCCGCCGCTGATCGTCGTCGACTACCTGCAGAAGGTACGCCCCACCGAGGACATGGACGAGGAGGCCGCGGTCACCCTGGTGACCGAACGCCTCAAGGACATCGCCATCGACCTCAACTGCCCGGTGCTGGCCATCTCTGCCGCCGACCGCGCTGGACTCGAGCCGGGCCAGCGAATGCGTGCCCGCAACCTCAAGGGCTCCACCGCACTGGCCTACGAGGCCGACGTCGTGCTGATCCTGGCGAACAAGGCCGACATCGTGGCCCGCCACCACCTCATGTACTCGGCCAACAACGGCGAGCACTTCCGCAACTACTCCGTGCTGACGGTGGAGAAGAACCGTTCGGGACGCACCGGCGCGGAGGTCGAGTTCCTCAAGCAGTTCGCCTCGGGCCGTTTCGTCCCCGAGGGCAAGGTCGTCAGCGAGGACCTCGTCGACGAGCGCGTCTTCACCGAGTAG
- the rplK gene encoding 50S ribosomal protein L11 has translation MPPKKKIAALVKVQLNAGAATPAPPVGTALGPHGVNIMEFCKAYNAQTESMRGNVIPVEITIYEDRTFTFITKTPPASELIKKAAGVAKGSGTPHTEKVGKLSKDQVREIATTKLPDLNANDIEAAMLIVEGTARSMGITTD, from the coding sequence ATGCCTCCCAAGAAGAAGATCGCAGCCCTGGTCAAGGTTCAGCTCAACGCTGGCGCCGCGACCCCGGCTCCGCCGGTCGGTACCGCCCTCGGTCCGCACGGTGTCAACATCATGGAGTTCTGCAAGGCGTACAACGCCCAGACCGAGTCCATGCGTGGCAACGTGATCCCCGTTGAGATCACCATCTACGAGGACCGCACCTTCACCTTCATCACGAAGACCCCCCCGGCTTCCGAGCTGATCAAGAAGGCCGCTGGCGTCGCCAAGGGTTCGGGCACCCCGCACACCGAGAAGGTCGGCAAGCTCTCCAAGGACCAGGTCCGCGAGATCGCCACCACGAAGCTCCCCGACCTCAACGCGAACGACATCGAGGCCGCGATGCTGATCGTCGAGGGTACCGCCCGTTCCATGGGCATCACCACCGACTGA
- a CDS encoding pyridoxal phosphate-dependent aminotransferase, whose protein sequence is MTEATSAPVSSPRAKRVSTRVGAIAESATLKVDAKAKALKAEGRPVIGFGAGEPDFPTPPYIVEAAVEACRDPKNHRYTPAGGLPELKNAIVAKTKRDSGYEIDASQVLVTNGGKQAIYEAFAAMLDPEDEVIVPAPYWTTYPEAIQLAGGVPVEVLADETQDYKVTVEQLQAALTPKTKVLLFVSPSNPTGAVYTADEIRAIGAWVQENNLWVMTDEIYEHLVYGDIETGSMPVLCPDLADYTVVVNGVAKTYAMTGWRVGWVIGPKDIIKAASNLQSHATSNVANVSQRAAIAALENDLSAVDEMKVAFDRRRKLIVSMLNEIEGFYCPTPLGAFYAYPSVKGMLGKTYDGKLIETSAELAEYILEKAEVAVVPGEAFGSPGYLRLSYALGDADLVEGITRVQNLFA, encoded by the coding sequence ATGACCGAAGCCACTTCCGCCCCTGTCAGCAGCCCGCGCGCCAAGCGCGTCTCGACCCGCGTCGGCGCCATCGCCGAGTCCGCCACGCTGAAGGTGGACGCCAAGGCGAAGGCCCTCAAGGCCGAGGGCCGACCGGTCATCGGTTTCGGTGCCGGCGAGCCCGACTTCCCCACTCCGCCGTACATCGTCGAGGCCGCCGTCGAGGCGTGCCGCGACCCCAAGAACCACCGCTACACCCCCGCCGGTGGTCTTCCCGAGCTGAAGAACGCGATCGTCGCCAAGACCAAGCGTGACTCCGGCTACGAGATCGACGCCTCCCAGGTGCTCGTCACCAACGGTGGCAAGCAGGCCATCTACGAGGCCTTCGCCGCGATGCTCGACCCCGAGGACGAGGTCATCGTCCCGGCCCCCTACTGGACCACCTACCCCGAGGCGATCCAGCTCGCCGGTGGTGTCCCGGTCGAGGTCCTCGCCGACGAGACCCAGGACTACAAGGTCACCGTCGAGCAGCTCCAGGCAGCGCTCACCCCGAAGACCAAGGTCCTGCTCTTCGTCTCCCCCTCCAACCCCACCGGCGCGGTCTACACCGCGGACGAGATCCGTGCCATCGGCGCGTGGGTCCAGGAGAACAACCTCTGGGTGATGACCGACGAGATCTACGAGCACCTCGTCTACGGCGACATCGAGACCGGCTCCATGCCCGTCCTGTGCCCCGACCTGGCCGACTACACCGTCGTCGTCAACGGTGTCGCGAAGACCTACGCGATGACCGGCTGGCGTGTGGGCTGGGTGATCGGCCCGAAGGACATCATCAAGGCCGCCTCCAACCTGCAGTCGCACGCGACGTCCAACGTCGCCAACGTCTCCCAGCGTGCCGCGATCGCCGCCCTGGAGAACGACCTCTCCGCCGTCGACGAGATGAAGGTCGCCTTCGACCGTCGTCGCAAGCTGATCGTCTCGATGCTCAACGAGATCGAGGGCTTCTACTGCCCCACCCCGCTGGGTGCGTTCTACGCCTACCCGTCGGTCAAGGGCATGCTCGGCAAGACCTACGACGGCAAGCTGATCGAGACCTCCGCCGAGCTGGCCGAGTACATCCTCGAGAAGGCCGAGGTCGCCGTGGTTCCGGGCGAGGCCTTCGGGTCGCCGGGCTACCTGCGTCTCTCCTACGCGCTCGGCGACGCCGACCTGGTCGAGGGCATCACCCGCGTCCAGAACCTGTTCGCCTGA
- the rplA gene encoding 50S ribosomal protein L1: MQRSKTYRAAAASFDKNEIFAPLAAIKLAKANSKKKFDETVDVVMRLGVDPRKADQMVRGTVNLPNGTGKTARVLVFANAEKAEAAREAGADFVGGDELIEKVAGGWLDFDAVVATPDMMGKVGRLGRVLGPRSLMPNPKTGTVTPDVAKAVNDIKGGKIEFRVDRHANLHFIIGKASFSETALAENYAAALEEVLRLKPASSKGRYIKKIALSTTMGPGVLVDPNRVKNVTVEDEAAEA; this comes from the coding sequence ATGCAGCGCAGCAAGACCTACCGCGCGGCGGCAGCATCGTTCGACAAGAACGAGATTTTCGCCCCGCTGGCCGCCATCAAGCTTGCCAAGGCCAACTCCAAGAAGAAGTTCGACGAGACCGTTGACGTCGTCATGCGCCTGGGTGTCGACCCGCGCAAGGCCGACCAGATGGTTCGCGGCACCGTCAACCTGCCGAACGGCACCGGTAAGACCGCCCGCGTCCTCGTGTTCGCCAACGCTGAGAAGGCAGAGGCCGCCCGCGAGGCCGGCGCTGACTTCGTCGGTGGCGACGAGCTCATCGAGAAGGTTGCCGGCGGCTGGCTCGACTTCGACGCCGTTGTTGCCACCCCCGACATGATGGGCAAGGTCGGTCGCCTCGGTCGCGTCCTCGGCCCCCGCTCCCTCATGCCGAACCCGAAGACGGGCACCGTGACCCCCGACGTCGCGAAGGCTGTCAACGACATCAAGGGCGGCAAGATCGAGTTCCGCGTCGACCGTCACGCCAACCTGCACTTCATCATCGGCAAGGCCTCCTTCTCGGAGACCGCCCTGGCGGAGAACTACGCGGCTGCTCTCGAAGAGGTTCTGCGTCTCAAGCCGGCCAGCTCCAAGGGCCGCTACATCAAGAAGATCGCTCTCTCCACCACGATGGGCCCCGGCGTTCTCGTCGACCCCAACCGCGTGAAGAACGTGACCGTCGAGGACGAGGCCGCTGAGGCCTGA
- the rplJ gene encoding 50S ribosomal protein L10 yields MARPEKAAAVADIVDSFNGSNGAVLTEYRGLTVKQMQELRRSLGENANYAVVKNTLAKIAANQVGITGFDDLLNGPTAIAFIEGDVVEAAKGLRDFAKANPALVIKGGVLDGNILDAAEIGKLADLESREVLLGKMAGAMLASLSQAVYLLNAPLSQAARLAGALQAKAEQDPSILAGGAGTPAESAAEEAPAAEEAPVEEAADAAEADA; encoded by the coding sequence ATGGCGCGGCCAGAAAAGGCAGCAGCCGTCGCGGACATCGTTGACTCGTTCAACGGTTCCAACGGCGCTGTGCTGACCGAGTACCGCGGTCTCACCGTGAAGCAGATGCAGGAACTGCGTCGCTCCCTCGGCGAGAACGCCAACTACGCCGTGGTCAAGAACACGCTGGCCAAGATTGCTGCCAACCAGGTTGGCATCACTGGCTTCGACGACCTGCTGAACGGCCCGACCGCCATTGCCTTCATCGAGGGTGACGTCGTCGAGGCTGCCAAGGGTCTGCGTGACTTTGCCAAGGCAAACCCCGCTCTTGTCATCAAGGGCGGTGTCCTGGACGGAAACATCCTCGACGCTGCAGAGATCGGCAAGCTTGCCGACCTCGAGTCGCGTGAGGTGCTCCTCGGCAAGATGGCTGGCGCAATGCTGGCTTCCCTGTCGCAGGCCGTCTACCTGCTCAACGCCCCGCTCTCCCAGGCCGCCCGCCTTGCCGGCGCCCTGCAGGCGAAGGCCGAGCAGGACCCCTCGATCCTCGCAGGTGGTGCCGGCACGCCGGCCGAGTCCGCTGCTGAGGAGGCCCCGGCCGCCGAGGAGGCTCCCGTCGAGGAAGCCGCCGACGCTGCTGAGGCCGACGCCTGA
- the rplL gene encoding 50S ribosomal protein L7/L12, whose product MAKLTTAELLEAFKEMTLIELSEFVSEFEETFGVTAAAPVAVAAAPAAGGAAEAAAEKDEFDVILEAAGDKKINVIKEVRAITGLGLKEAKELVESAPKAILEGAAKDAAEKAKEALEGAGATITLK is encoded by the coding sequence ATGGCGAAGCTCACCACCGCAGAGCTCCTTGAGGCTTTCAAGGAGATGACCCTCATCGAGCTGTCCGAGTTCGTCTCGGAGTTCGAGGAGACCTTCGGCGTCACCGCCGCTGCCCCCGTTGCCGTTGCTGCCGCTCCGGCCGCCGGTGGCGCCGCTGAGGCCGCTGCTGAGAAGGACGAGTTCGACGTCATTCTCGAGGCCGCTGGCGACAAGAAGATCAACGTCATCAAGGAGGTGCGCGCCATCACCGGTCTCGGTCTCAAGGAGGCCAAGGAGCTGGTGGAGTCCGCCCCCAAGGCGATCCTCGAGGGTGCTGCCAAGGACGCTGCTGAGAAGGCGAAGGAAGCCCTCGAGGGCGCCGGCGCCACGATCACCCTCAAGTGA
- the nusG gene encoding transcription termination/antitermination protein NusG has product MSEQNDSFEADLEPTDPIDAPEALEAEVDPETGEIVESDETETESDDVAEDALEAFRRELWAKPGDWYVIHTYSGMEKRVKANLENRISSLDMGDYIHEIVVPTEEVAEIKNGQRKMVTRTVLPGYVLVRMDLTDESWSTVRHTPSVTGFVGNAHNPVPLSMTEVEDMLAPSFVAQAEAEAQIAEAKATGGHAQPVKKTVEVADFSVDDSVMVVDGPFATLHATITEINGDTQRVKALVEIFGRETPVELSFSQIQRV; this is encoded by the coding sequence GTGTCTGAGCAGAACGACTCGTTCGAGGCCGACCTCGAGCCCACCGACCCCATCGACGCGCCCGAGGCGCTCGAGGCCGAGGTCGACCCCGAGACCGGCGAGATCGTCGAGTCCGACGAGACCGAGACCGAGTCCGACGACGTCGCCGAGGACGCCCTCGAGGCGTTCCGTCGCGAGCTCTGGGCCAAGCCGGGCGACTGGTACGTCATCCACACCTACTCCGGCATGGAGAAGCGTGTGAAGGCGAACCTGGAGAACCGCATCTCCTCCCTCGACATGGGTGACTACATCCACGAGATCGTCGTGCCGACCGAAGAGGTCGCCGAGATCAAGAACGGCCAGCGCAAGATGGTCACCCGCACCGTCCTGCCCGGTTACGTCCTGGTCCGCATGGACCTGACCGACGAGTCGTGGAGCACCGTTCGCCACACCCCGTCCGTGACCGGCTTCGTCGGCAACGCCCACAACCCGGTCCCGCTGTCGATGACCGAGGTCGAGGACATGCTGGCCCCGTCGTTCGTCGCCCAGGCCGAGGCCGAGGCCCAGATCGCGGAGGCCAAGGCCACCGGCGGTCACGCCCAGCCGGTCAAGAAGACCGTCGAGGTCGCCGACTTCTCCGTCGACGACTCCGTCATGGTCGTCGACGGTCCGTTCGCCACGCTGCACGCCACGATCACCGAGATCAACGGCGACACCCAGCGCGTCAAGGCGCTCGTCGAGATCTTCGGCCGCGAGACCCCGGTCGAGCTCAGCTTCAGCCAGATCCAGCGCGTCTGA